One genomic region from Cucumis melo cultivar AY chromosome 9, USDA_Cmelo_AY_1.0, whole genome shotgun sequence encodes:
- the LOC103498758 gene encoding TMV resistance protein N-like: MASPATIMERRASITSLSSPPPPNYYSISLPLPPLRNYDVFLSHRAKDTGQSFAADLHEALTSQGIVVFRDDVDEEDGEKPYGVEEKMKAVEESRSSIVVFSENYGSFVCMKEVGKIAMCKELMDQLVLPIFYKIDPGNVRKQEGNFEKYFNEHEANPKIDIEEVENWRYSMNQVGHLSGWHVQDSQSEEGSIIDEVVKHIFNKLRPDLFRYDDKLVGITPRLHQINMLLGIGLDDVRFVGIWGMGGIGKTTLARIIYKSVSHLFDGCYFLDNVKEALKKEDIASLQQKLITGTLMKRNIDIPNADGATLIKRRISKIKALIILDDVNHLSQLQKLAGGLDWFGSGSRVIVTTRDEHLLISHGIERRYNVEVLKIEEGLQLFSQKAFGEEHPKEEYFDLCSQVVNYAGGLPLAIEVLGSSLHNKPMEDWINAVEKLWEVRDKEIIEKLKISYYMLEESEQKIFLDIACFFKRKSKNQAIEILESFGFPAVLGLEILEEKCLITAPHDKLQIHDLIQEMGQEIVRHTFPNEPEKRTRLWLREDINLALSRDQGTEAIEGIMMDFDEEGESHLNAKAFSSMTNLRVLKLNNVHLCEEIEYLSDQLRFLNWHGYPLKTLPSNFNPTNLLELELPNSSIHLLWTTSKSMETLKVINLSDSQFLSKTPDFSVVPNLERLVLSGCVELHQLHHSLGNLKHLIQLDLRNCKKLTNIPFNICLESLKILVLSGCSSLTHFPKISSNMNYLLELHLEETSIKVLHSSIGHLTSLVVLNLKNCTNLLKLPSTIGSLTSLKTLNLNGCSELDSLPESLGNISSLEKLDITSTCVNQAPMSFQLLTKLEILNCQGLSRKFLHSLFPTWNFTRKFTIYSQGLKVTNWFTFGCSLRILNLSDCNLWDGDLPNDLRSLASLQILHLSKNHFTKLPESICHLVNLRDLFLVECFHLLSLPKLPLSVREVDAKDCVSLKEYYNKEKQIPSSEMGITFIRCPISNEPSESYTIDQPNLSAIHLRTTTQRYIEVLTWQQVTYFFLIPYPDFIACFEEKKYGFSITAHCPPDYISEENPRIGIALGAAFEVDQQQFESDSNNIDSKICCEFTVKMETDECPIKSPLVFDGNTYELDIPMGLSFFYIPMKEISSWLNQCCCIDVSIITDNPLVKVKWCGASILYEQNAGSFIGNIVEGLFGYPGKYHTSIVDHLLNRQNRTVNNISTLKDGGARYKTSWFNALQRTIGPSPRLLPSELPHEIIEECSTMNASEAEDNESDYSIILKRNLKATLLRIFEELKLSGEYYIFPHKEMSKSFFNFQLEAPSITIKLPPNLHKDKKWMGLAFFVVFSVDENSPKSHSFSYQVDNDEYSMERESILYLNKDLLHDPHQLWLFFEPRAVYPYRLNQWRHLRFAIVCNNSDFKAVLCGARLVYKQDIEGLIDTVVSNVLSSPVEFQEFCDQIYVKSMLGIVHSQMYDLEKREIGRRQEFGIEERVDEQNSNAHHDPQDEDSSSCSSNMERISHIMQLRESIPSFIQKDLKDRFETSFDFIIPKRNIWSQLMNQLSPNNYAHIPLPPNFYTNSNLMGFGVWTVFQINKHPTAILDNVGSVSRHELMCQFAVENGIIKPLHIHSIVEDKVIWLHERQFVWLYYSPKKKYGEILRHRSEIWVIIEADTPDLMVKGCGVQLVYKKDVKLIDEILMEAIQ; encoded by the exons ATGGCTTCTCCAGCAACAATAATGGAGAGAAGAGCTTCAATTACATCCCTatcttctcctcctcctcctaaTTATTATTCTatctctcttcctcttcctcccTTACGAAACTACGACGTTTTCCTCAGCCACAGAGCTAAGGATACCGGGCAAAGTTTCGCAGCCGATCTTCATGAAGCGTTGACAAGCCAAGGAATTGTAGTTTTCAGAGACGACGTAGACGAAGAAGACGGAGAGAAACCGTATGGTGTAGAGGAGAAGATGAAGGCCGTGGAAGAATCGAGATCTTCGATCGTGGTTTTTTCGGAGAACTATGGGAGTTTTGTTTGCATGAAGGAAGTAGGGAAGATTGCAATGTGTAAGGAGTTGATGGATCAATTGGTTCTTCCGATATTTTACAAAATAGATCCAGGCAATGTGAGGAAGCAGGAGGGGAACTTTGAGAAGTACTTCAATGAACATGAAGCCAATCCTAAGATTGATAttgaagaagttgagaactggAGATATTCTATGAATCAAGTTGGCCATCTCTCTGGATGGCATGTCCAAGATTCCCA GTCTGAAGAAGGGAGCATAATCGATGAAGTTGTGAAGCATATATTCAACAAATTGCGTCCTGATTTGTTTCGATATGATGATAAATTAGTTGGAATTACCCCAAGATTACACCAAATAAATATGCTTTTGGGAATAGGTTTAGATGATGTACGATTTGTTGGAATATGGGGAATGGGTGGAATTGGCAAAACTACACTTGCTAGAATCATTTACAAAAGTGTTTCTCATTTATTTGATGGATGTTATTTCTTGGACAATGTCAAAGAAGCTTTGAAGAAAGAAGACATAGCTTCATTACAGCAAAAGCTTATAACAGGAACTCTAATGAAAAGAAACATTGACATCCCTAATGCTGATGGAGCTACATTAATCAAGAGAAGAATAAGTAAGATTAAAGCTCTTATAATTCTTGACGATGTCAACCATCTAAGCCAACTTCAAAAATTAGCTGGCGGTTTGGATTGGTTCGGTTCGGGAAGTCGAGTCATTGTTACAACGAGAGACGAACATCTCCTGATTTCGCATGGAATCGAAAGACGATACAATGTTGAAGTGCTGAAAATTGAAGAAGGTCTTCAACTTTTTTCACAAAAGGCATTTGGAGAAGAGCATCCAAAGGAAGAGTATTTTGATCTTTGTAGCCAAGTTGTAAACTATGCTGGAGGACTTCCATTAGCAATTGAGGTTCTTGGATCTTCTTTACATAATAAACCAATGGAGGATTGGATAAATGCAGTGGAAAAGTTGTGGGAAGTTCGTGATAAGGAAATTATAGAAAAGTTAAAAATCAGTTATTATATGTTAGAGGAATCTGAACAGAAAATTTTTCTAGACATTGCATGTTTTTTCAAGAGGAAGAGTAAGAACCAAGCAATAGAAATTCTTGAAAGTTTTGGATTTCCTGCTGTTCTTGGACTAGAAATATTGGAGGAGAAATGTCTTATTACTGCACCACATGATAAGCTACAAATACATGATTTAATACAAGAAATGGGTCAAGAAATTGTTCGCCATACCTTTCCGAATGAGCCAGAAAAACGAACTAGGTTGTGGCTTCGTGAGGATATCAATCTCGCTCTAAGTCGGGATCAG GGAACAGAAGCAATCGAAGGGATAATGATGGATTTTGATGAGGAGGGAGAATCACATTTGAATGCCAAAGCCTTTTCTTCAATGACAAATCTAAGAGTATTGAAATTGAACAATGTTCATCTTTGTGAAGAAATTGAATATCTCTCTGATCAACTAAGGTTTCTCAATTGGCATGGTTACCCTTTAAAGACCTTACCATCAAATTTCAATCCCACAAATCTATTGGAGCTTGAGTTGCCAAATAGCTCTATTCACCTTCTTTGGACTACTTCAAAG AGCATGGAAACATTGAAAGTTATAAACCTAAGTGATTCTCAATTCCTATCAAAGACACCTGATTTTTCAGTTGTTCCAAATCTTGAAAGATTGGTTTTAAGTGGCTGTGTAGAACTTCACCAACTTCACCACTCTTTGGGTAATCTAAAGCATCTAATTCAATTGGACCTTAGAAATTGCAAGAAATTAACAAACATTCCTTTCAATATTTGTTTAGAATCTCTCAAAATTTTGGTTCTTTCAGGCTGTTCCAGTCTCACCCATTTCCCAAAAATCTCATCAAACATGAACTATTTATTAGAGCTTCATTTAGAGGAAACATCCATAAAAGTTTTGCACTCATCAATAGGACATTTAACATCACTTGTTGTATTAAATCTCAAAAATTGCACAAATCTTCTAAAACTTCCTTCCACTATTGGCTCTTTAACATCTCTCAAAACCCTCAATTTAAATGGCTGCTCAGAACTTGATAGTCTTCCAGAGAGTTTAGGAAATATTTCTTCCTTAGAGAAGCTTGATATTACAAGCACTTGTGTAAATCAAGCTCCAATGTCTTTTCAACTTTTGACCAAACTAGAAATACTAAACTGTCAAGGACTATCTCGcaaatttcttcattcattATTCCCTACTTGGAATTTCACTCGAAAATTCACCATTTATTCTCAAGGGTTGAAAGTGACAAATTGGTTTACATTTGGTTGTTCTTTGAGGATTTTGAATCTGAGTGATTGTAATTTGTGGGATGGAGATTTACCTAATGACCTTCGCAGCTTAGCTTCATTGCAAATCCTTCATCTAAGTAAAAACCATTTTACCAAACTGCCTGAAAGCATCTGTCATCTTGTGAATTTGAGGGATCTATTTTTGGTGGAATGTTTTCATCTTTTGAGTTTACCAAAACTTCCACTAAGTGTTAGAGAAGTAGACGCAAAAGATTGTGTTTCACTAAAAGAATATTacaataaagagaaacaaatTCCTTCAAGTGAAATGGGAATAACATTTATCCGATGTCCTATTTCCAATGAACCATCTGAAAGCTACACTATTGATCAGCCAAACCTTTCTGCCATTCACCTAAGGACAACGACTCAACGATACATTGAG GTACTCACATGGCAACAGGTAACATACTTTTTTTTGATTCCCTATCCTGACTTCATagcatgctttgaagaaaagaaatatggatTCTCAATCACAGCCCATTGTCCACCTGATTACATAAGTGAAGAAAATCCAAGGATTGGAATTGCTTTAGGTGCTGCTTTTGAAGTAGACCAACAACAGTTTGAAAGCGACAGTAATAATATTGATTCAAAAATTTGTTGTGAGTTCACAGTGAAAATGGAAACAGATGAATGCCCGATAAAATCACCCCTAGTGTTTGATGGCAACACATATGAATTGGATATCCCAATGGGACTATCATTTTTTTACATTCCAATGAAAGAGATATCAAGCTGGTTGAACCAATGTTGCTGCATTGATGTTTCAATAATCACTGATAACCCGCTTGTGAAGGTCAAATGGTGTGGAGCTTCAATATTGTATGAACAAAATGCAGGGAGTTTTATTGGGAACATTGTCGAGGGCTTGTTTGGATATCCTGGAAAATATCATACATCAATTGTTGATCATCTTTTGAATCGTCAGAATCGTACTGTAAATAATATTTCTACTTTGAAGGATGGTGGAGCTCGTTACAAGACTTCTTGGTTTAATGCATTGCAAAG GACAATCGGGCCATCTCCAAGACTTCTACCTAGTGAACTACCACATGAGATTATAGAGGAGTGTTCCACCATGAATGCATCTGAGGCTGAAGACAACGAAAGTGACTACTCTATCATCTTAAAACGAAACCTCAAGGCAACACTTCTAAGGATATTCGAG GAATTGAAGCTGTCAGGTGAATATTACATTTTTCCTCATAAAGAAATGTCAAAAAgtttcttcaattttcaactaGAAGCGCCTTCAATCACAATAAAGTTACCTCCAAATTTGCATAAAGATAAAAAGTGGATGGGGTTAGCCTTTTTTGTAGTATTTTCAGTTGATGAGAATTCACCAAAGTCTCATTCCTTCTCTTACCAAGTGGACAATGATGAGTATTCAATGGAAAGAGAATCAATTCTTTACTTGAATAAAGATTTGCTACATGATCCTCATCAACTTTGGTTGTTTTTCGAGCCTCGAGCCGTTTATCCATATAGATTAAATCAATGGAGGCATCTTCGTTTTGCAATCGTATGCAATAACTCAGATTTTAAAGCTGTTCTTTGTGGAGCACGTCTTGTTTATAAGCAAGATATTGAAGGATTGATCGACACAGTTGTAAGTAATGTGTTGAGTTCTCCAGTTGAATTTCAAGAATTCTGTGACCAAATTTACGTTAAAAGCATGTTAGGGATTGTACATTCTCAAATGTATGATCTAGAGAAAAGGGAAATTGGAAGAAGACAAGAGTTTGGTATAGAAGAGCGGGTTGATGAACAAAATTCAAATGCTCATCATGATCCTCAAGATGAAGATTCAAGTTCTTGTAGTTCAAATATGGAAAGGATCAGCCACATTATGCAACTCAGAGAAAGCATTCCTTCTTTCATTCAAAAGGATTTAAAG GATCGATTTGAAACCTCATTTGACTTCATTATTCCAAAGAGAAACATTTGGTCCCAACTGATGAATCAACTATCTCCAAATAATTATGCACACATCCCATTGCCCCCAAATTTTTATACCAATAGTAATTTGATGGGATTTGGAGTGTGGACCGTTTTCCAAATCAACAAACATCCAACAGCAATTCTCGACAATGTTGGCTCAGTTTCAAGGCATGAACTCATGTGTCAATTTGCAGTTGAGAATGGAATAATTAAACCATTACACATTCATAGTATTGTTGAGGACAAAGTGATTTGGCTACATGAACGCCAGTTTGTTTGGCTCTATTACAGCCCAAAAAAGAAATATGGTGAAATTCTTCGCCATAGGTCTGAGATTTGGGTTATTATTGAAGCTGATACCCCAGATTTGATGGTGAAAGGTTGTGGAGTTCAATTAGTATACAAAAAAGATGTGAAATTGATTGACGAGATATTGATGGAAGCCATTCAATAA